Below is a window of Rhinoderma darwinii isolate aRhiDar2 unplaced genomic scaffold, aRhiDar2.hap1 Scaffold_690, whole genome shotgun sequence DNA.
gaGCCACCACCTTCTCCCCGTCAGAGCTGTATGATCACTTGCCGCTATTTCCTCCGGTACAGACAGCAGCGCGATCCTGAGATAAAGGAGGCGCCATCATCGCGTGTGCACGGAggagcttcatgtccctgttactCTATGACACGGGTCATTTCTGGTCATCGCGCTGGACGCCATAGCTGCTGTATCCGGACCTCCACAGTGTCCGTCCCGTCACTATGGTGTAACATCCAGGCAGAGTTTATCAGGTCACAGTCCACCAGGTGTAATGTGTGAATAAGGACCGGGGCAGCAATAGACTTGTAGCTTACAGCACAGGATCCACGTGAAGGAGGCCGATGGTTTACACTCTCTCCGGTGTAAATAGAGCACAATGTCCCCTCCTCCTCATTACACGTGGTGGATGGTGACCCTTATATGCTGCCTCTGGATGCGGGGCACAGTGTCCTGTGTAAGGATGGGGTGGGGGATTGTCCCTTTGTGTGATCTATAAAACCACTGCAGCGGCGGATGATGGGGAAGTAGTCTCTTATATAACGCTGTGTACGTGATCTGCGGACATGGAAATACAGTGAGCTGTTACTGATGACAACTATTTCGCAGAGCTGGAGAAATGATCTCATTAACGCCCCCTGCTGTAAAAGCTGCGTGTGAACGACATGTAAACCGGTGTCCGCGTCTTCGGAGCGGTGATTGGTCGCGAATATCACATTTGCTTTGTCGGGCGCATATTTTTTATGAACAAGCCAATAGAATGTAGGGGTGTGCCTTTCATGGACCAATGAGGACACGCTCAAGTGTATAAATactctgctctgtcctctcctcgTATCAGTCTACAAGTGTGCACGTTGTTCTAGAGCTATGGCCAGAACAAAGCAGACTGCGCGTAAATCCACCGGCGGGAAAGCGCCCCGCAAGCAGCTGGCTACTAAAGCTGCACGGAAGAGCGCTCCCGCTACCGGCGGAGTGAAGAAGCCTCATCGTTACCGCCCGGGCACAGTCGCTCTCCGTGAAATCCGCCGCTACCAGAAGTCCACCGAGCTTCTTATCCGTAAGCTGCCCTTCCAGCGCCTGGTGCGAGAGATCGCTCAGGACTTCAAGACCGATCTGCGCTTCCAGAGCTCAGCAGTCATGGCTCTGCAGGAGGCCAGCGAGGCTTATCTGGTCGGACTGTTTGAGGATACCAACCTGTGCGCCATCCACGCCAAGAGGGTCACTATCATGCCCAAAGACATTCAACTGGCCCGCAGGATCCGTGGGGAGAGGGCTTAGGTCTGAACCCGGCACCGActacaacacaaaggctcttttcagaGCCACCAAATCCTCCCTCAAACGAGCTTAATCctgagggacataatgccggtaattagaaggaacagggacataatgccagtaagatgagggaacagggacataatgccgataagatgaggaaacagggacataatgccggttcagatgaaggaacagggacataaagccgtttcagatgaaggaacagggacataatgcctggtagatgaaGGAACAGTcatataatgccggttcagatgaaggaagagggacataatgcctggtagatgagggaacagggacataaagcctgtaatatgaaggaacagggacataaagcctgtaatatgaaggaacagggacataatgcctgtaatatgagggaacaaggacataaagccggtaatatgaaggaacagggacataaagccggtaatatgaaggaacagggacataatgcctcgaagatgagggaacagggacataatgcctgtaatatgaaggaacagggacatgaagccagtaatatgaaggatcagggacataatgccagtaatatgaaggaacagtcgctttatgccggtaatatgaaggaacagggacataatgccggtaatatgaaggaacagggaaataatgcctgtaatatgaaagaacagggacataatgcctgtaatatgaaagaacagggacataatgcctgtaatatgaaggaacagggacataatgccggtaatatgatggaacagggacataatgcctgtaatatgaaggaacagggacataaagccggtaatatgaaggaacagggacataaagccggtaatatgaaggaacagggacataatgcctcgaagatgagggaacagggacataatgcctgtaatatgaaggaacagggacatgaagccagtaatatgaaggatcagggacataatgcctgtaatatgaaggaacagggacataatgccggtaatatgaagcaacagggacataatgccggtaatatgaaggaacagggaaataatgcctgcaatattaaggaacagggacataatgcctgtaatatgaaggaacagggacataatgccggtaatatgatggaacagggacataatgcctgtaatatgaaggaacagggacattatggctgtaatatgaaggaaaaggg
It encodes the following:
- the LOC142728774 gene encoding histone H3; the protein is MARTKQTARKSTGGKAPRKQLATKAARKSAPATGGVKKPHRYRPGTVALREIRRYQKSTELLIRKLPFQRLVREIAQDFKTDLRFQSSAVMALQEASEAYLVGLFEDTNLCAIHAKRVTIMPKDIQLARRIRGERA